In a single window of the Tellurirhabdus bombi genome:
- a CDS encoding LysM peptidoglycan-binding domain-containing protein gives MNKTLILGLWLLGIASATAQVADKKPAPKKNESSFLSKLRKKPASTDTTAASTRPDSSATKESSVLTHIVRQGETYQSIARLYDVTVGQVLFWNKLTFKKPLHTGQRLLIDTAEELEEKMESAPPATATAPTITPPATSSQPEAVKSDAQTAVTNPADYHTVKEGETLFRIAQLYQVSEDNLRTWNKLRNNSIRQGQLLKIRP, from the coding sequence ATGAATAAAACATTGATCTTAGGGCTGTGGCTTTTGGGCATTGCTTCGGCAACGGCTCAGGTTGCGGATAAAAAGCCCGCTCCGAAAAAAAACGAGTCTTCTTTTCTCTCCAAGCTTCGCAAAAAGCCAGCCTCTACGGATACAACTGCTGCCTCGACTAGGCCGGATTCCAGCGCTACCAAAGAAAGCTCGGTCTTAACCCATATCGTGCGGCAGGGCGAAACGTACCAATCCATCGCTCGGCTGTATGACGTTACCGTTGGTCAGGTGTTGTTCTGGAATAAACTAACCTTTAAAAAGCCACTGCACACGGGCCAGCGCCTCCTGATCGATACTGCCGAGGAACTGGAAGAAAAGATGGAAAGTGCGCCGCCCGCCACCGCAACGGCTCCGACAATAACCCCACCAGCAACAAGCTCGCAACCAGAAGCCGTAAAATCAGACGCGCAGACGGCCGTTACCAACCCCGCCGATTATCATACTGTCAAAGAAGGCGAAACCCTTTTCCGTATAGCCCAGTTGTATCAAGTCAGTGAGGATAATCTGCGCACCTGGAATAAGCTGCGAAACAACAGCATCCGACAGGGGCAAT